The following are encoded in a window of Nakamurella sp. A5-74 genomic DNA:
- a CDS encoding SPFH domain-containing protein, whose amino-acid sequence MDPIAIVAIVIAVLAVIIVLRSVKVIPQAQAAVIERLGRFNKVSSAGLVWLIPFLDRIRARIDLREQVVSFPPQPVITEDNLTVSIDTVVYFQVNDPRSAVYEIANYIVAVEQLTTTTLRNVVGGMNLEQTLTSRDAINGQLRGVLDEATGKWGIRVARVELKAIDPPPSIQDSMEKQMRADRDKRAMILTAEGQRESAIKTAEGNKQASVLTAEGAKQASILAAEGERQSRILRAQGERAARYLQAQGQAKAIEKVFAAVKAGKPTPELLAYQYLQTLPQMAQGDANKVWMIPSDFSKSLEGFARMLGTKGDDGVFRYEPPTEEVVSRPGQMDDDVEDWFGGTSAEEVAAAVKEAERTAALSVADQDAQRLADSRNDVEHAMTKAKAAADAATGTSAPGRELPAEPQRPALQGPGQQPPQQYQAPQQSQQPQPGQQYPPQQYPGREQGPPDQPYGGYPGR is encoded by the coding sequence ATGGATCCCATTGCCATCGTCGCGATCGTGATCGCCGTCCTGGCGGTCATCATCGTGTTGAGGTCCGTCAAGGTGATCCCGCAGGCGCAGGCCGCGGTGATCGAACGACTCGGACGGTTCAACAAGGTCTCCAGTGCCGGCCTGGTCTGGCTGATCCCGTTCCTGGACCGGATCCGCGCCCGGATCGACCTCCGGGAACAGGTGGTCTCCTTCCCGCCGCAGCCGGTGATCACCGAGGACAACCTGACGGTCTCGATCGACACCGTCGTCTACTTCCAGGTGAACGATCCGCGCTCGGCGGTCTACGAGATCGCGAACTACATCGTCGCCGTCGAGCAGCTGACCACGACCACCCTCCGCAATGTCGTCGGTGGGATGAACCTGGAGCAGACGCTGACCAGCCGTGACGCGATCAACGGCCAGCTGCGCGGTGTGCTGGACGAGGCGACCGGCAAGTGGGGCATCCGGGTCGCGCGGGTCGAGCTCAAGGCGATCGATCCGCCGCCCTCCATCCAGGACTCGATGGAGAAGCAGATGCGCGCCGACCGCGACAAGCGCGCCATGATCCTCACGGCCGAGGGCCAGCGGGAATCGGCGATCAAGACCGCCGAGGGCAACAAGCAGGCGTCGGTGCTGACCGCCGAGGGCGCGAAGCAGGCCTCGATCCTCGCGGCCGAAGGCGAGCGGCAGTCCCGCATCCTGCGCGCCCAGGGCGAGCGCGCTGCACGGTACCTGCAGGCGCAGGGCCAGGCGAAAGCGATCGAGAAGGTGTTCGCCGCGGTCAAGGCCGGCAAGCCGACCCCCGAGCTGCTCGCCTACCAGTACCTGCAGACCCTCCCGCAGATGGCCCAGGGCGACGCCAACAAGGTGTGGATGATCCCCAGCGACTTCTCCAAGTCGCTCGAGGGGTTCGCCCGGATGCTCGGCACCAAGGGCGATGACGGCGTGTTCCGCTACGAGCCGCCGACGGAAGAGGTCGTCTCCCGTCCCGGCCAGATGGACGACGACGTGGAGGACTGGTTCGGCGGCACGAGCGCCGAGGAGGTGGCGGCAGCGGTGAAGGAGGCCGAACGCACGGCAGCGCTCTCGGTCGCCGACCAGGATGCGCAGCGGTTGGCCGACTCCCGGAATGACGTCGAGCACGCGATGACGAAGGCGAAGGCGGCAGCCGATGCGGCCACCGGCACGTCCGCGCCGGGCCGGGAGCTCCCGGCGGAGCCGCAGCGCCCCGCGCTGCAGGGTCCTGGGCAGCAGCCGCCGCAGCAGTACCAGGCGCCGCAGCAGTCCCAGCAGCCCCAGCCAGGCCAGCAGTACCCGCCGCAGCAGTACCCCGGTCGCGAGCAGGGTCCGCCGGACCAGCCCTACGGCGGATATCCCGGCCGCTGA
- a CDS encoding NfeD family protein has product MSAWIWFAGAVALSIAEALGGEFVLLMLGGAALLTAGVSIFVPDNLWWVQLIVFAISSVALVVGARPALLRKFNSSPSIPSNVDAVIGSTATVVSTVDSDGGQVKIGGEVWSAVGMDGHRPLPPGTPVTVVEVRGATAVVIWGR; this is encoded by the coding sequence ATGAGCGCCTGGATCTGGTTTGCCGGCGCCGTGGCGCTTTCCATCGCCGAGGCGCTCGGCGGTGAGTTCGTACTGCTGATGCTGGGCGGCGCTGCGCTGCTCACGGCCGGGGTGTCGATCTTCGTCCCGGACAACCTCTGGTGGGTGCAGCTGATCGTCTTCGCGATCTCCTCCGTCGCCCTGGTCGTCGGTGCCCGACCTGCGCTGCTGCGCAAGTTCAACTCGTCCCCTTCGATCCCCAGCAATGTCGACGCGGTGATCGGTTCGACCGCGACCGTCGTGTCCACCGTCGACTCCGACGGCGGTCAGGTGAAGATCGGCGGTGAGGTGTGGTCCGCGGTCGGGATGGACGGACATCGCCCCTTGCCACCCGGCACGCCGGTGACCGTGGTCGAGGTGCGTGGAGCAACAGCAGTGGTGATCTGGGGGCGCTGA
- a CDS encoding DUF3097 family protein: MVSRYSSDVLGAGRRTRVIPEIPATGDVVAEDPLTGFCGQVVACSATSVTLEDRRGARRSFALAVGSFLVDGQQATLTRPRPVAAAARVSASGSVAVEGLRARTARAARIWVEGIHDAALVERVWGHDLRVEGIVVEPLHGLDHLADALQEFRPGLQRQVGILADHLVAGSKESRIAASVSGPHVLVTGHPYVDIWEAVRPEVLGIRAWPEVPRGIDWKTGVCAALGVSDPATMWNRVNGAVRSYKDLQTPLVTAVEMLIDFVTIGGAEPH; encoded by the coding sequence GTGGTCAGCCGCTACTCGTCGGACGTGCTCGGGGCCGGCCGCCGGACCAGGGTGATCCCGGAGATCCCGGCCACCGGCGACGTGGTGGCCGAGGATCCGTTGACCGGGTTCTGCGGCCAGGTCGTGGCGTGCAGTGCCACGTCGGTGACGCTCGAGGACCGCAGGGGTGCCCGACGGTCCTTTGCACTGGCCGTCGGCTCGTTCCTGGTGGACGGGCAGCAGGCCACGCTGACCCGACCCCGACCCGTGGCGGCCGCCGCGCGGGTCTCCGCATCCGGGTCCGTCGCCGTCGAGGGTCTGCGAGCGCGGACCGCCAGGGCCGCCCGGATCTGGGTCGAGGGGATCCATGACGCGGCCCTGGTCGAGCGGGTCTGGGGTCACGACCTGCGGGTGGAGGGCATCGTGGTCGAGCCTCTGCACGGGCTCGATCATCTCGCCGACGCGCTGCAGGAGTTCCGGCCGGGCCTGCAGCGCCAGGTCGGCATCCTGGCCGACCATCTCGTCGCCGGGAGCAAGGAGTCCAGGATTGCGGCGTCGGTGTCGGGCCCGCACGTGCTGGTGACCGGGCATCCGTACGTCGACATCTGGGAGGCGGTTCGACCCGAGGTGCTCGGCATCCGCGCCTGGCCCGAGGTGCCGCGGGGGATCGACTGGAAGACCGGTGTGTGTGCCGCGCTCGGCGTCAGCGACCCGGCGACGATGTGGAACCGGGTGAACGGAGCGGTCCGCTCCTACAAGGATCTGCAGACACCACTGGTGACGGCGGTCGAGATGCTCATCGACTTCGTCACCATCGGTGGTGCCGAGCCGCACTGA
- the fabI gene encoding enoyl-ACP reductase FabI, translated as MTQTDSTASADTTTDTAAAPAPSVLGSGLLAGKKILVTGVITEASMAFHTARLAQEQGAQVVLTGFGRMSLVERIAKRLPQEAPVVELDATSAEQIESLADRVSEHVDSLDGVLHAIAYAPPTALGGSFLDCGFDDVSTTVHASAYSLKALAVGALPLMRSGGSIVGLDFDARQAWPAYNWMGVAKAALESVNRYLARDLGPKGIRVNLISAGPVRTIAARSIPGFSGLEDGWTRRAPLGWNTSDPTPVARAAVALLSDYFPATSGSMVMVDGGFHALGFSENEVSGS; from the coding sequence ATGACCCAGACCGACAGCACAGCCAGCGCCGACACCACCACCGACACCGCGGCGGCCCCCGCCCCGTCCGTCCTGGGCAGCGGGTTGCTCGCCGGGAAGAAGATCCTGGTGACGGGCGTCATCACCGAGGCGTCGATGGCGTTCCACACCGCTCGGCTGGCCCAGGAGCAGGGCGCCCAGGTGGTGCTGACCGGCTTCGGGCGGATGTCGCTGGTCGAGCGGATCGCCAAGCGGCTGCCGCAGGAGGCACCGGTCGTCGAGCTGGACGCGACCAGCGCCGAACAGATCGAATCCCTCGCGGACCGGGTGTCCGAGCACGTCGACTCGCTCGACGGTGTTCTGCACGCGATCGCGTACGCACCGCCGACGGCGCTGGGCGGGTCGTTCCTGGACTGCGGGTTCGACGACGTGTCGACCACCGTGCACGCCTCGGCGTACTCGCTGAAGGCCCTCGCCGTCGGTGCGCTGCCGCTGATGAGAAGTGGCGGCAGCATCGTCGGGCTCGACTTCGATGCCCGCCAGGCCTGGCCGGCCTACAACTGGATGGGAGTGGCGAAAGCCGCGCTGGAGTCGGTGAACCGTTACCTGGCAAGGGATCTGGGGCCCAAGGGGATCCGGGTCAACCTGATCTCGGCCGGCCCGGTCCGTACGATCGCTGCGAGGTCGATCCCCGGTTTCTCCGGCCTGGAGGACGGCTGGACCCGGCGCGCACCCCTGGGCTGGAACACCAGCGACCCGACCCCCGTCGCTCGCGCTGCAGTCGCCCTGCTGTCGGACTATTTCCCGGCGACCAGCGGTTCGATGGTGATGGTCGACGGCGGCTTCCACGCCCTCGGCTTCTCCGAGAACGAGGTCAGCGGAAGCTGA
- a CDS encoding beta-ketoacyl-ACP reductase, giving the protein MSDDHSPTAQTSRSVLVTGGNRGIGLAIARSLQAAGHRVTVTHRSGDGVEGLGNVLCDVTDTASVDAAFTQVEADQGPVEVLVSNAGITDDTLLLRMSEDQFSRVIDANLTGAYRVSKRASSQMLRKRFGRLIYISSVVGMYGGPGQVNYAASKAGLVGLARSITRELGSRNITANVVAPGFVDTDMTRALSEERRKQIEAQVPAGRYAQPEEIASVVTFLASDGAAYVNGALIPVDGGLGMGH; this is encoded by the coding sequence GTGAGCGACGACCACAGCCCGACCGCCCAGACCTCCCGCTCGGTGCTGGTGACGGGCGGCAATCGCGGTATCGGTCTGGCGATCGCCCGCTCGCTGCAGGCAGCGGGGCACCGCGTGACGGTCACCCATCGCTCCGGCGACGGCGTCGAGGGTCTGGGAAACGTGCTCTGTGACGTCACCGACACCGCCTCCGTCGACGCTGCCTTCACCCAGGTCGAGGCTGATCAGGGACCGGTCGAGGTACTCGTCTCCAACGCGGGCATCACCGACGACACCCTGCTGCTGCGGATGAGCGAGGACCAGTTCTCCCGGGTAATTGATGCGAACCTGACCGGCGCCTACCGCGTCTCGAAGCGAGCGTCCTCCCAGATGCTGCGGAAGCGCTTCGGGCGGCTGATCTACATCTCATCGGTGGTCGGCATGTACGGCGGACCCGGGCAGGTCAACTACGCGGCCTCCAAGGCGGGTCTGGTCGGCCTGGCCCGCTCCATCACCCGTGAGCTGGGCTCCCGGAACATCACCGCGAACGTGGTCGCCCCCGGATTCGTCGACACCGACATGACCCGGGCGCTGAGCGAGGAGCGGCGCAAGCAGATCGAGGCGCAGGTCCCGGCCGGCCGGTATGCACAGCCGGAGGAGATCGCATCGGTCGTCACCTTCCTCGCCTCGGACGGTGCTGCCTACGTCAACGGAGCCCTGATCCCGGTCGACGGCGGTCTGGGCATGGGTCACTGA